Proteins from a genomic interval of Sulfitobacter sp. D7:
- a CDS encoding branched-chain amino acid ABC transporter permease, which produces MSHDLGFWILQALNALQLSMLLFLLSIGLTVIFGLMHFVNLAHGSLYALGAYFAASFAAVGGYWLGFFLAPVAVAGVGMLLYSGLIKRMRKSGPMAQVLVTFGLIFALLDLTRIFWGDLALGIAVPDVFQGRTAFLGVEYPTYRLFIIALGMAVLATLEFVLRRTQIGAMIRAGVDNDVMAACLGINVERLFFIVFCVGCALAGLAGAVAAPLLSVTPDMGLQILIPTLIVIVIGGLGSLKGAIAGSLIYGCVQTFGAVLAPQLASVLIYALLAAVLVIKPVGLFPAKG; this is translated from the coding sequence CTGAACGCGCTGCAGCTTTCCATGCTATTGTTTCTTCTTTCTATCGGCCTGACCGTGATCTTTGGGTTGATGCATTTCGTGAACCTCGCGCATGGGTCGCTCTACGCGCTTGGCGCCTATTTCGCGGCCTCCTTCGCGGCGGTTGGCGGTTATTGGCTGGGTTTCTTTCTGGCACCGGTCGCTGTCGCCGGTGTTGGCATGTTGCTCTATTCCGGCCTGATCAAGCGCATGCGGAAATCCGGTCCGATGGCGCAGGTTCTGGTCACCTTCGGATTGATCTTTGCGCTGCTCGATCTCACCCGCATTTTTTGGGGCGATCTGGCGCTTGGCATCGCGGTGCCGGATGTCTTTCAAGGGCGCACGGCGTTTCTTGGAGTAGAATACCCGACGTATCGCTTGTTCATCATCGCCCTTGGTATGGCCGTGCTCGCTACTTTGGAGTTTGTCCTTCGGCGCACGCAAATCGGTGCAATGATCCGAGCGGGCGTCGACAATGATGTGATGGCCGCCTGTCTCGGGATCAACGTCGAGCGGCTGTTCTTCATCGTTTTCTGCGTTGGCTGTGCGCTTGCAGGTCTGGCCGGTGCGGTGGCCGCCCCCTTGCTGAGCGTGACACCTGATATGGGTCTGCAAATCCTGATCCCCACGCTGATCGTAATTGTGATCGGTGGGCTTGGATCGCTCAAAGGCGCCATTGCCGGATCGCTGATCTATGGCTGTGTCCAGACATTTGGCGCTGTGCTTGCTCCGCAGTTGGCCTCCGTTCTCATCTACGCGCTCTTGGCTGCGGTCCTCGTGATCAAGCCAGTGGGCCTTTTCCCAGCGAAAGGATAA